GGATCTCCTGGATCTTCAGCGCCAGGTCGTCCGGACCGAGCCAGTCGGGGTGGCGGGCCGGGGAGCGCTGGTCGATGCCCGCGGGCAGGGAGCGCATCTCCGCCACCTGGTCGGAGACCTTCTGGCCCATGAGGTGGCCGCCCAGACCCACCTTACAGCCCTGGCCGATGAAGAACTCCACGCCGTCCGCCAGCTGCAGGTGGTGCGGGTTGAAGCCGTACCGGGACTGAATGCACTGGTAGTACCACTTCTGGGAATAGCGGCGCTCGTCGGGGATCATACCGCCCTCGCCGGAGCAGGTGGCGGTCCCCGCCATGGTGGCGCCACGGGCCAGCGCGGTCTTGGCCTCGTAGCTGAGCGCGCCGAAGCTCATGCCCGTGACGTACACGGGAATATCCAGGTTCATGGGATTGGCGCACTGCGGACCGAGTACGGTCTGGGTGTCGCACTTCTCCCGGTAGCCCTCGATCACGAAACGGGTCAACGTTCCCGGTAGGAAGGTCAGATCGTCCCAGTGCGGGATCTTCTTGAAGATCGAGAACCCGCGCATCCGGTACCGGCCGAGCTCGGACTTGACGTGGATGTCATCGATCACGTTGGGCGGGAAAACGAAGCTGTTCCCAAGCCGATAACGGTCCCGCTGCATCTGTTGCCCGACCCCCGGCTCCTCGCCCGGGACCTCTTCCGGAGATGGTTGCGGCTGTTGATTCGAAGCCATGTTTTGCACTCCTTAGCGCATTGGCAAGCTTAGAGAATCAGCTTCTTCTCGGTGGGTTCGAGGTTGTCGTAGTTCCAGAGCTTCTTACCGGAGGTAAGCTTGGTCATGTTCTCCACGCCATTCGGCGCCTCGAGCCCGTACTGACTCAGCTTGTTCTGGAGCCAATGCTTGTCCAGGTCGGTCATTTCGGTCTCGACGCAGTCCACCCCGAGATCCTTGATCTTTCCGGCCACATAGATGAGGCCGTCATACATGGTGTCGCCGAGGTTCTTGCCTGTGTCGCCGAGAATGATCATGCGGCCGCGCTGCATCATGAAGCCGGTGAAGGCCCCGGCGTCGCCGCCGACGATGATGGTCCCGCCCTTCTGGTCAATACCGGTGCGGGAGCCGACGCTGCCCTTGGCCACCAGATCACCGCCGCGCATGGCCGCACCGAAGGTGGAGCCGGCGTTCTTCTCGATGACCACCCGGCCGGACATCATGTTCTCGCCGCAGGACCAGCCCACGCGTCCGGTCACGTTCACGTTGGGGCCGTCCAGCAGACCGCAGCCGAAGTACCCCAGGCTGCCCTCGAAATTCAGGTTCAGCCGGTTCAGGAAGCCCACGCCCATTGAGTGCTTGGCGCCGGGATTCTTGATGTTGATGGTGCCGTAGCCGTCCATCATGAGCCGCTTGATCTCGCGGTTGACCTCGGTGGCGGAGAGATTCTCGGCATCGATCTCCGCCTTCTTGTCGAAGTCCACCTCGATGTCGAAGGGCTTCTGGAAGCGCTCTTCCTCGCCTTCCACCCGGAAGTACATCTGCTGGGTGCGGCCGGTGAGCTGCTCGTCATGCAGCCCCATCTCCTGGGACTTGTGCTGATCCTCTACGCGTGCCATACCCGGACCTCCTCTTCATACGGGTCAATCGTATCGATCTCGTGGGGGAAGACGCTCCGGATGGCAACCTCTTCGGAGGCCATGGCAACGAACTGATCGTCTTCGTAGAGGACCAGGGGCTTGGCGGCCATGGTGTCCTTGGCCATGCCGAGGCTGTCCGAGGTGGCCACGATGTAGGTGAACACGCCATCCAGCTCATAGATGGAACGGTTCATGGCCTCCTCGAGCTCGTCGCCCTTCTCCATCCGGTCGGCGACGAAAACGGCGATCAGCTCGGAGTCGCAGTTGGAGTGGAAGCGGTGGCCGCGATGCTCCAGGTAGCGGCGGAACTTCCAATAGTTGGTCAGCTGGCCGTTGTGCACCACGGAGACGTCGTTGTACGGGAACGCCCAGTAGGGGTGGGCCGAGGCGATGTCCACGTCCGATTCGGTGGCCATGCGGGTGTGCCCGATCCCGTGGGTTCCGGTGAAGCTGTTCAGGTTGTACTTCTCGGAAACGTCGGTGGCGGAGCCCAGGTCCTTGATGAGCTCAAGGGAATGACCGATGGAGAGGATCTCCACGTGATCATCTTGGACCCATTCGGCGAACTTGTTCATGTCGCCGTTGTAGTCGATGACATAGCGATGGGCGTAGACGGTCGGGCTGTCTTCCTCGATGATCTTGGCGCCCAGCTCGCTGAGCCGCTCCCGAACCTGCTCGGCCCGCCGCTCGATCTCCCGCTCAACGCCGTAGCCGCGGGTCAGCTCCTCGGTCTCGGCGAGCTTCAGCCGCATGACCAAGTGGTTGGCCTGCGCCGTGCCGTACAGCCCGAACCCGGAGGAATCGGGGCCCCTGTGCCAGAGCGACTGCAGCATGGAGGTCATTTCCTGACCCACATTGCCGCTCTTTCCCCTATGAATGAGTCCAGCAATGCCGCACATTCTTAGGCTCCTTGTCTATGCATTTAGTTTTCCGGCCCTCGTTACAGTCGCGGAAGGCCCTAAAGGCCGGTCCCGGCGACGGCCATGCCGGGCCGGGGCCGGCTAGTAATACCTACGGAAGGATGTCCAAGTACTCGTTCACGTCCCAGTCACTCACTTCGGAGAGGAATCGCATCCACTCGTCGTACTTGTAGTGCTGGAAGACCTTGTACATATCGCCCGGCAGGGCCGATTTGACCACTTCGTCGGCGTTGAAGGCCTCCAGCGCCTCGCCGAGGGAGAACGGCAGCTTCTCGTAGCGCCCTTCCACGTCGTCCATGTGGTCGTAGATGTTGCGCTGCTCGGGCTCGCCGGCATCGATGTCGTTCTTGATGCCGTCGTCCATGGCCTTTAGAAGGCCGGCGGACAGCAGGTACGGGTTGTGGGAGGAATCCACCACCTTGTACTCGAACCGGCCGGGGGCGGAGTTCCGGATGGAGGTGGTCCGGTTCTGGTAGCCCCAGCTGGCATAGACGGGCGCCCAGAAGCCGGTGTCCAGCAGCCGCCGGTAGGAGTTCACGGTGGGGCAGCCGAGGATGGTGAGGCCCCGGATGTGCTTGATCATGCCGCCCATGGCCTGCAGGCCCACCTTGCCGGGCATGCGGGGGTTGTCCCCCTCGGGCATGAACAGGTTCTCGCCGCCCTTGGTGTACTGGAAGTTCTCCGCCATGCCCGGGAAATCGCCGGTGTGGCCGAGGGACTTGGTCTCGGTCTCGCCGCCCTTCCACAGAGAAATGTTGGTGTGGCAGGCGGAGGCCGAGAGGTTCATGAAGGGCTTGGACATGAAGCAGGCGATTAGGCCGTGCTCCCGGGCCACCTGGGCGCAGATCTGCCGGTAGGTGGTCAGCCGGTCGGCGTTCTTCATGACATCGTCGAAGGTGAAGTTGAGCTCGAGCTGGCCGGGGGCGTCCTCATGGTCGCCCTGGATCATGTCCAGGCCCATCTTCCGCCCGTACTCGATGCACTTCATGTACACGGGGCGCAGGGACTCGAACTGGTCGATGTGGTAGCAGAAGGGGTTGCTGTACCCACCGGCCGGCTTGCCGTTCTCGTCCTTCTTCAGCCACATCATCTCCGGCTCGGTGCCGGCGCGCAGCTGCATGCCGTGTTCCTTCTGGAACTGCTCGTGGATGCGCCGCAGGTTGCCCCGGCAGTCGGAGGTCAGATAGGCCCCCGGATTCTCGGGCTCCTCCCGGCCCCGGAACAGCGTGCAGAAGACGCGGGCCACGCGGGTATCCCAGGGAAGCTGAACGAAGGTCTCCGGCTCGGGCAGCCCAACCAGCTCCCAGGCACCGGCGTCGTAGCCGATATAGTCTTCATTCCGGTCGATAAACAGGTTGGCCGTGGAGCCGTAGACCAGCTGGAAGCCGCCCTGGCAGATCCGCTCCCAATGGTCGGCAGGGGCGCCCTTGCCCATGATCCGGCCGGTGACAGACACGAACTGGTAATAGATGTACTCGATGCCCAGCTCGTCGATCTTCTTCCGGACTTCCTTTGCCTTGTCATCCCGTCCTGGGGTATTCAGGAAGTTCTCAAGATCCGTCGCCATTGCTCACCCTCCTGTGTGGGATTGCCCACGATTGTTCCGAAGCCGTTCTGCTCCGGGAAAAGGACTCTCGGTTGCCGGGCTATGCCGTGCCGTCACGGCGGACGCCCGGCCATCCAGCTGTCCGGGGGTGTGACGACCACATCCGACCGCCATCCACACCCCCCGCCCGCGTCACTATCCTTCCAGGACCCAGCCGGCGCCGACCGCTCCGCCGCCGAGCTCGTCGACCAGGCCGTACAGCGTGTCCCAGAGGTAGCCGCCCAGGCTGAAATCCACCCAGATGCGATAAACGGGGCTGCCGTTCTTCTCCTGCGGCAGAATCCCGCAGGAGACGCCGCCCGCCATCTGGGTGAATACAAAAGCGCCCGTATGGCCGCGGAAGTTGAAAGTGCACACCCGCTCCAGGACTTCCAGGGCCGCGCTGCCGGTAAGCGCCAGCTCCGCGTCCTGCTTTTCCAGGCGGTAGACGCCCGTCCGGCCGAAGCCCAGGTCGGCGTCCATCTGCGCCACCGGTCCGCCGGAGCCTCCATCCTCGACGATGAATTCCTTGCCGCCGGTACGGATCACCAGGCCACCCCCCTCCAGCTCCTGCCACTGGAAGACGGCCTCCGGGGGCGTTACACCGTGGGTGCGCAGGAATTCCTCCGCATCCGGCCCTTTCACCCCCATACGAGGCAGGGTGGAGAGGTCCGCCAGCGCCAGCCGGGCCGGATCGGTGGCCTCCACCCCGGCATCCACTACCCGCCAGACCAGCGGGTCCTCGGCCCCCCCGGGCCGCGGCCCGGACTGGACCACAGGGGTCTCGTGCACGGGGCTGCGGCGCTGAGGGGTCTGCTGCGTTTCAGAGCTCATTGCGTGACCGCCTCCGTCGCTCCGCCGGAAAGCGGCTCGGGATCCACTTTCTGGCGGGTGTTTTTGGGGTCGTAGAAAGGAATCGACTCCACCGTGGCCGTGACCCGGGAGCCATCACCCAGCTTGATGGGGATCTGCGTGCCCGGCTCCGCCTGATGCGGGGCCAGGTAGCACAACCCGATGGGCTTACCCAGGGTGGGGCTGTGGGCGATGCTGGTGACCCGGCCGGTGATCTCGTTGCCGTCGAGGACCAGGTTGCACTCCTTCGGCAGCGCTCCGCTGTAGCCTTCCGGCAGGGAGAATCCGGCCAGCTGCCGCTCCTTGGGCCGGTCCTGGAGCATCTGCAGGGAGCGCTGGCCGATGAAGAAGGGCTTTTCCATCTTCACCGCCCAGCTCATGCCGAGCATGAAGGGGTCCGTGAGCGGATCGCTGTCCACCCCGACTATGTTGATGCCCTTCTCCAGGCGCAGAACCCGCTGGGCCTCCAGGCCGCAGGCCTGGATCCCGTACGGGGCGCCCGCTTCCAGCAGCCGGTCGAGAACATGCTGGGCCCACTGGCTGGGAACGTGGACCTCGTAGCTCAGCTCGCCGACGAAGCCGGACCGGAGAAGGCGTCCGCGCACCCCGGCGATGGTGCCCTCCCGGAAATGCGGGAAGGGGAACTGCTCCTCGTCGAGGTTTACGTCCGTCAGTCCCTCCAGGACCCGGCGGGCGTAGGGCCCGGCCAGATTCAGGCCGGCGAACTGCCCCGTAACGTTCACCATCCACAGGTCGGACATGCCCCATTCGATGGCGCATTGCTGCATTTCCTGGTACACCCCGGAGGAGTGCGTGGTGCCCACGGTCACGTAGAAGCGGTCCTCCGCCAGCCGACCCACCAGACCGTCGGCGGTGACCACCCCCGCCTCGTCGCACTGCAGGCACAGGGAGCTCCGTCCCACCTGGAGGCTGCTGTATTTGCCCGTGAAGAACCGGTCCAGGAACTCGGGAGCGTCGCTGCCGTTCACCTCGATCTTGCCCAGCGGGCTCACGTCGATGATGCCCACCGCATTGCGGATCTGGTTCACCTCGGCGGTGATGGCGCCATCCCGGCCGGCGCCGGAGCCCGCGTAGTAGGCCGGGCGCAGCCAGGCACCGGCGCGCAGGAACTCATCGGCCCGCATGGACTTGTGCTTGGAATGCAGGGCGCTGACGCGCACGGCGCGGAAGCGGCGGCCCGCCAGGTGCTTGAAGGGCACCGGATGGTAGTAGGGCCGAGCCGTGGTGGTGCCCACCTGATCGATGGGCTCGCCGCGGATCCGCGACAGGATGCGGACGGCATTCATGTTGGAATGCTTGCCCTGGCTCGGCCCCATGCCGTTGGTGGAATACCGCTTGAGGAGCTCGATGT
This window of the Thiohalorhabdus sp. Cl-TMA genome carries:
- a CDS encoding GXGXG motif-containing protein; amino-acid sequence: MARVEDQHKSQEMGLHDEQLTGRTQQMYFRVEGEEERFQKPFDIEVDFDKKAEIDAENLSATEVNREIKRLMMDGYGTINIKNPGAKHSMGVGFLNRLNLNFEGSLGYFGCGLLDGPNVNVTGRVGWSCGENMMSGRVVIEKNAGSTFGAAMRGGDLVAKGSVGSRTGIDQKGGTIIVGGDAGAFTGFMMQRGRMIILGDTGKNLGDTMYDGLIYVAGKIKDLGVDCVETEMTDLDKHWLQNKLSQYGLEAPNGVENMTKLTSGKKLWNYDNLEPTEKKLIL
- a CDS encoding glutamine amidotransferase; the protein is MCGIAGLIHRGKSGNVGQEMTSMLQSLWHRGPDSSGFGLYGTAQANHLVMRLKLAETEELTRGYGVEREIERRAEQVRERLSELGAKIIEEDSPTVYAHRYVIDYNGDMNKFAEWVQDDHVEILSIGHSLELIKDLGSATDVSEKYNLNSFTGTHGIGHTRMATESDVDIASAHPYWAFPYNDVSVVHNGQLTNYWKFRRYLEHRGHRFHSNCDSELIAVFVADRMEKGDELEEAMNRSIYELDGVFTYIVATSDSLGMAKDTMAAKPLVLYEDDQFVAMASEEVAIRSVFPHEIDTIDPYEEEVRVWHA
- a CDS encoding glutamine synthetase family protein, with protein sequence MATDLENFLNTPGRDDKAKEVRKKIDELGIEYIYYQFVSVTGRIMGKGAPADHWERICQGGFQLVYGSTANLFIDRNEDYIGYDAGAWELVGLPEPETFVQLPWDTRVARVFCTLFRGREEPENPGAYLTSDCRGNLRRIHEQFQKEHGMQLRAGTEPEMMWLKKDENGKPAGGYSNPFCYHIDQFESLRPVYMKCIEYGRKMGLDMIQGDHEDAPGQLELNFTFDDVMKNADRLTTYRQICAQVAREHGLIACFMSKPFMNLSASACHTNISLWKGGETETKSLGHTGDFPGMAENFQYTKGGENLFMPEGDNPRMPGKVGLQAMGGMIKHIRGLTILGCPTVNSYRRLLDTGFWAPVYASWGYQNRTTSIRNSAPGRFEYKVVDSSHNPYLLSAGLLKAMDDGIKNDIDAGEPEQRNIYDHMDDVEGRYEKLPFSLGEALEAFNADEVVKSALPGDMYKVFQHYKYDEWMRFLSEVSDWDVNEYLDILP